The following coding sequences lie in one Thermoleophilia bacterium genomic window:
- a CDS encoding MarR family transcriptional regulator, translating into MMTSDVPKSTVHTSVRYAAPGQRDTREVVRDEQLMRRRVLEALAEGPLTVPELADRLGQPAHEVTVWVMGLRKYGWLAEIKEVGEDGYYQYRAIEREGT; encoded by the coding sequence ATGATGACGTCAGACGTGCCCAAGTCGACCGTGCACACATCGGTGCGCTACGCCGCCCCCGGGCAGCGAGACACGCGCGAGGTGGTTCGAGATGAGCAGCTAATGCGCCGCCGGGTGCTCGAGGCGCTCGCGGAAGGTCCGCTCACAGTTCCGGAACTTGCGGACAGGCTCGGACAACCCGCGCACGAAGTCACGGTGTGGGTGATGGGTCTGCGCAAGTACGGCTGGTTGGCCGAGATCAAAGAGGTCGGCGAGGACGGCTACTACCAATACCGTGCTATTGAGAGAGAGGGAACGTGA
- a CDS encoding 4Fe-4S dicluster domain-containing protein codes for MTALANPGLARTLQETHAFDADACMNCGVCSAICPMGVDVQPRRLFRHVLLGMDDRVRDDVESIFSCLLCKMCEENCPSGVHIAENVRTLRHHLNRTVFGLMEV; via the coding sequence GTGACCGCGCTTGCCAATCCCGGGCTCGCACGAACACTGCAAGAGACGCACGCTTTCGATGCCGACGCTTGCATGAACTGCGGCGTGTGTTCCGCGATCTGTCCCATGGGCGTCGACGTGCAACCACGTCGGCTCTTTCGCCACGTGCTCCTCGGCATGGATGACCGCGTGCGCGATGACGTGGAATCGATCTTCTCCTGTCTGCTCTGCAAGATGTGTGAGGAGAACTGTCCATCCGGCGTACACATTGCCGAGAACGTGCGCACGCTCAGGCATCATCTCAACCGCACTGTCTTCGGCCTCATGGAGGTGTGA
- a CDS encoding (Fe-S)-binding protein, translated as MPLPAGDVIGILADNLRLRRSVLPLPAKVATEWTVGLDLPRGGDTVLYTGLMYQLIPYINGLVKAETRLGDSWLAGWTGLGRRVNRLVNLSAFMARPSASDRARFNQVPVNVVHLLRHVGVEFGSLYEDDLYSGALAYDLGLDEVVAAHARRVQATLRKHRVRTLITIDPHTTAMLREVYPKVLDDFDVEVRSYLEVLVEHGFAPASAAGLLSSDDFSSSPTPDLVMHDSCVFARYAGVVDEPRRLLAASGISFREPEYAGRQTWCCGGPVESLYPAKAAANAEKRVAQLRAAGSEAVTMCPMCFVNLSSAAGSSLRVTDISFYLRDACTSHS; from the coding sequence ATGCCGCTTCCTGCTGGGGACGTCATCGGGATCCTTGCGGATAACCTCCGCCTGCGCCGCTCTGTGCTTCCGTTGCCCGCGAAGGTCGCCACGGAGTGGACGGTCGGTCTCGACCTGCCGCGCGGCGGTGACACTGTCCTCTACACGGGACTGATGTATCAGCTGATCCCCTACATCAACGGGCTGGTGAAGGCGGAGACCAGGCTCGGCGATTCGTGGCTTGCCGGCTGGACGGGGCTCGGCCGGCGAGTGAATCGACTCGTGAATCTCTCGGCCTTCATGGCGCGGCCCTCGGCGTCCGACCGCGCCCGCTTCAACCAGGTGCCGGTCAATGTCGTCCATCTGCTGCGGCACGTCGGCGTCGAGTTTGGATCGCTCTACGAGGACGATCTCTACTCGGGCGCGCTCGCCTACGATCTGGGGCTGGATGAGGTCGTAGCTGCGCATGCACGTCGTGTGCAGGCGACATTGCGCAAGCATCGTGTGCGCACGTTGATCACCATCGATCCGCACACGACCGCGATGCTGCGCGAGGTCTACCCCAAAGTGCTCGACGATTTCGACGTCGAGGTACGGAGCTACCTCGAGGTGCTCGTCGAGCACGGGTTCGCGCCTGCGAGCGCTGCCGGTCTCTTGAGTAGCGACGATTTCTCGAGCAGCCCTACGCCCGACCTTGTGATGCACGACTCGTGCGTCTTTGCGCGCTATGCAGGTGTTGTCGATGAGCCACGACGGCTGCTCGCCGCATCTGGCATCAGCTTCCGCGAGCCGGAGTACGCAGGTCGGCAGACGTGGTGCTGCGGCGGCCCGGTGGAATCGCTCTACCCCGCGAAAGCGGCCGCCAATGCCGAGAAGCGTGTCGCGCAGCTTCGGGCGGCGGGCTCGGAAGCGGTGACGATGTGCCCGATGTGCTTCGTCAACTTGAGCAGCGCAGCCGGCTCATCGCTGCGCGTGACGGACATCTCCTTCTATCTGCGCGACGCGTGCACCTCACACTCGTAG
- a CDS encoding DsrE/DsrF/DrsH-like family protein, translated as MDTTKKTIILFSGDFDKVMAAFIIANGAAAMGDDVTIFFTFWGLNTLRKKQPPKGGSRSMLQAMFGKMMPKGTQRLGLSKMNFAGLGAPLMRRVMRQQRAMSLEELVASAREQGVKFVACTLSMDILGFTENDIIDGVEFAGVASYLGEADEANVNLFI; from the coding sequence GTGGACACCACCAAGAAGACGATCATCTTGTTCAGTGGCGACTTCGACAAGGTCATGGCGGCGTTTATCATCGCCAACGGTGCCGCTGCAATGGGTGACGACGTCACGATCTTCTTCACGTTCTGGGGCCTCAACACGCTGCGCAAGAAGCAACCGCCAAAGGGTGGCTCCAGGAGTATGTTGCAGGCCATGTTCGGCAAGATGATGCCGAAGGGAACACAGCGGCTCGGCCTGTCGAAGATGAACTTCGCCGGTCTCGGCGCCCCGCTTATGCGCCGTGTCATGCGGCAGCAGAGGGCGATGTCGCTCGAGGAACTCGTGGCGTCGGCACGCGAGCAAGGTGTGAAGTTCGTCGCCTGCACGCTCTCGATGGACATCCTCGGCTTCACCGAGAATGACATCATCGACGGAGTGGAGTTCGCCGGCGTGGCCTCGTACCTGGGTGAGGCCGACGAGGCCAACGTCAACCTCTTCATCTAG
- a CDS encoding glycosyl hydrolase family 18 protein produces MSDDRHSAAASTGSHRRRTHALLIIVAAGVLAITAAYALARRFDDDGPNGRYLIGAWTFGERTSLEAALDAGAIDEVSVDWLQSRADGSLAAPKLDDEFIALAKDKGCRVVVTLTDYDQTTHAFDAKISAAILASEQSRNAHATAVAEWCRLHEVAGVDVDWEAVKASHREEFTAFVATLAEKLHADDRLIAVDVYPKTSEPGSWNGPQSQDWRRLGEIVDQFRIMTYNYSGSWSDPGPLSPPKWMDRVLDFAETQVAAERIVAGIGFYGRDWHGSSTTDWVWANVIATRRDWTPRERRAVSRELRLDYEKDGQAHVAFFPDALAIRAKLDMLRSEHPDVQGVYAWLMGQEDPAVWQELHTALR; encoded by the coding sequence ATGTCCGACGACAGACACTCAGCCGCAGCCAGCACCGGATCCCACCGGCGCCGCACTCACGCCCTCTTGATCATCGTTGCAGCCGGCGTCCTCGCCATCACCGCGGCGTACGCACTGGCGCGCCGGTTCGACGACGATGGCCCGAATGGGCGCTACCTCATCGGCGCGTGGACATTCGGCGAGCGAACCTCTCTCGAGGCAGCACTCGATGCCGGGGCGATCGATGAAGTCAGCGTAGACTGGCTGCAATCGCGCGCGGACGGTTCCCTGGCGGCGCCTAAGCTGGACGACGAGTTCATCGCACTGGCGAAAGACAAGGGCTGTCGTGTTGTGGTCACGCTCACCGACTACGACCAGACAACGCACGCTTTCGATGCGAAGATCTCGGCCGCCATTCTCGCCAGCGAGCAGTCACGCAACGCACACGCCACGGCTGTCGCCGAGTGGTGTCGTCTGCACGAGGTTGCCGGCGTCGATGTCGACTGGGAGGCAGTGAAGGCGTCGCACCGCGAGGAGTTCACCGCCTTCGTCGCTACCCTCGCGGAGAAGCTTCACGCCGACGACCGTCTGATCGCCGTCGATGTATATCCCAAGACAAGCGAACCCGGCAGCTGGAACGGCCCACAGAGTCAGGACTGGCGCCGACTGGGAGAGATCGTCGACCAGTTCCGCATCATGACCTACAACTACTCAGGATCATGGTCGGACCCCGGGCCTCTGTCGCCGCCGAAGTGGATGGATCGCGTGCTGGACTTTGCCGAGACCCAGGTCGCCGCAGAGCGCATCGTAGCGGGAATAGGCTTCTACGGACGCGACTGGCACGGCTCGTCGACCACCGACTGGGTATGGGCCAACGTGATCGCGACACGCCGCGACTGGACGCCGCGGGAGCGACGCGCGGTCTCGCGCGAACTACGGCTGGACTACGAGAAGGACGGCCAGGCGCACGTCGCTTTCTTCCCGGATGCCCTGGCGATCCGCGCCAAGCTCGACATGCTACGTAGCGAGCACCCCGACGTCCAGGGCGTGTACGCCTGGCTCATGGGTCAGGAAGACCCTGCTGTTTGGCAAGAGCTTCATACAGCGCTCCGCTGA
- a CDS encoding glycerol-3-phosphate dehydrogenase/oxidase gives MGSKSADAAQLSPASRSRALNRLATETFDVLVVGGGVTGCGVALDAATRGLSVALVEKRDYAAGTSSRSSKLIHGGLRYLEHLDVKLVREALHERRSLLHTIAPHLVHAAPFLLPLRRPAVDRFIMGSGLLIYDGLAGMHPAVPAHRHLSQAACLRDVPALRADAIRGGIRYFDAQVDDARFVVEVARTAADHGAVCAAAVRATSIRRSGGRLDGISVLDEESNQEFRVDARVVVNATGVWTTETEKLAGISQPLPVRPSKGIHVVVPRERIASSYALIIPTEKSVLFVLPWGAHWIVGTTDTDWALHLDHPAANRGDIDYLLDEVNTVLTSPLVPDDVVGVYAGLRPLAGANGDTTRVSREHEVRLSAPGLVSVVGGKYTTYRRMAEDTVDAVLHELARLDDRCGTAGPPSCTAGLPLLGARGLHEAPRRASAHPGAVHLSPGRLRRLLERRGALALEVLDLVADDASLAHPLPGAEDHLLGEVRYAASHEGALHIDDVLTRRTHISFEARDRGHLAAGHVARIMAPVLGWDRAAVDREVSHYRARLAAELTAESMPDDASADAVRARVRDLRLG, from the coding sequence GTGGGAAGCAAGTCAGCCGACGCCGCACAACTCAGCCCCGCAAGCCGTTCGCGAGCCTTGAATCGGCTGGCAACGGAGACTTTCGACGTTCTCGTCGTGGGCGGCGGGGTTACTGGCTGCGGCGTGGCGCTCGATGCCGCTACTCGAGGACTCAGCGTCGCTCTGGTTGAGAAGCGGGATTACGCGGCCGGCACGTCCAGCCGCTCCAGCAAGCTCATTCACGGCGGCCTGCGGTACTTAGAACACCTCGACGTCAAGCTCGTCCGAGAGGCGCTGCACGAGCGCCGCTCGCTTCTCCACACCATCGCGCCTCACCTCGTGCACGCGGCACCGTTTCTGCTCCCACTTCGTCGGCCCGCAGTCGATCGCTTCATCATGGGCTCCGGTTTGCTCATCTACGATGGCCTCGCCGGCATGCACCCCGCCGTTCCGGCGCATCGCCACCTCTCGCAGGCCGCGTGCCTGCGCGACGTCCCCGCCCTGCGTGCGGACGCGATTCGCGGAGGCATTCGGTACTTCGACGCTCAGGTCGACGACGCTCGGTTCGTTGTGGAGGTGGCACGCACCGCCGCGGATCACGGCGCCGTCTGCGCCGCGGCGGTGCGTGCCACCTCCATCCGTCGCTCTGGCGGCCGTCTCGACGGCATCAGCGTTCTCGACGAGGAGAGCAATCAGGAGTTTCGCGTCGACGCTCGCGTCGTCGTCAACGCGACCGGAGTATGGACGACCGAGACCGAGAAGCTCGCCGGCATCTCCCAACCGCTCCCCGTACGGCCCTCAAAGGGCATCCACGTCGTCGTGCCGCGCGAGCGCATCGCCTCGAGCTACGCCCTCATCATCCCGACCGAGAAGAGCGTGCTCTTCGTCCTTCCCTGGGGAGCCCACTGGATCGTCGGTACGACCGACACCGACTGGGCTCTCCACCTTGACCATCCCGCCGCAAATCGAGGTGACATCGACTACCTCCTCGACGAGGTGAATACCGTCCTCACATCGCCCCTCGTGCCAGACGATGTCGTCGGCGTCTACGCCGGCCTTCGCCCGCTGGCAGGCGCCAATGGAGACACAACTCGGGTCTCACGCGAGCACGAAGTACGACTCAGCGCCCCGGGACTCGTGAGCGTCGTCGGCGGCAAGTACACCACCTATCGACGGATGGCTGAGGACACCGTCGATGCAGTGCTTCACGAACTCGCCCGGCTCGACGACCGATGCGGCACCGCCGGACCGCCCAGCTGCACGGCCGGGCTCCCACTCCTCGGCGCCCGGGGTTTGCACGAGGCTCCGCGACGCGCGTCTGCTCACCCCGGAGCCGTCCACCTTTCTCCCGGACGTCTTCGCCGCCTCCTAGAGCGGCGTGGCGCTCTCGCGCTCGAGGTCCTCGATCTCGTCGCCGACGACGCTTCGCTCGCACACCCGTTGCCTGGCGCGGAAGACCACCTTCTCGGCGAAGTGCGCTACGCCGCCTCGCACGAGGGAGCACTGCACATAGACGACGTGCTCACGCGCCGCACGCACATCTCCTTCGAGGCGCGTGACAGGGGCCACTTGGCCGCAGGGCATGTGGCCCGCATCATGGCGCCCGTGCTCGGCTGGGATCGAGCAGCCGTCGATCGCGAGGTCTCCCACTACCGCGCCCGCCTCGCGGCAGAACTGACCGCGGAGTCCATGCCCGACGACGCGAGCGCCGACGCCGTCCGTGCTCGCGTGCGCGACCTGCGCCTCGGCTAG
- a CDS encoding ABC transporter permease yields the protein MTMRLFRNLLRQPAWILISLVQPVVWLLLYGALFRRIVEIPGFGAGSYIDFLTPGVVVMTCLFSAGWSGMDLIEDIDRGVIDRFLVSPVNRSSLIAGRLAQGALVGIVQSIIIVTLGWVVGAEFPGGIPGIAALTLCAALLGTGVGALSNAIGVLSRRVETMVAVSNFVLLPLTFMSSVFMAKDLMPSWMQSIARFNPVEWAVQAGREALLAEPDWSAVLARFGWLLAFTIVCGWLATRAFRVYQRSI from the coding sequence ATGACCATGCGCTTGTTCCGCAATCTCCTGCGACAGCCGGCGTGGATCCTCATCTCCCTCGTGCAGCCAGTTGTGTGGCTCCTCCTCTACGGCGCTCTCTTCCGCCGCATCGTCGAGATCCCAGGCTTCGGTGCCGGCAGCTACATCGACTTCCTCACCCCCGGCGTCGTCGTCATGACATGCCTGTTCAGCGCGGGTTGGAGTGGCATGGATCTCATCGAAGACATAGACCGGGGAGTCATCGATCGTTTCCTCGTCAGCCCCGTCAACCGCAGCTCACTGATCGCAGGACGCCTGGCTCAAGGGGCGCTGGTCGGCATCGTCCAGTCGATCATCATCGTCACGCTGGGATGGGTTGTGGGCGCGGAGTTTCCGGGTGGAATCCCCGGTATCGCCGCGCTTACACTCTGCGCCGCCCTCCTCGGCACCGGTGTCGGCGCGTTGAGCAACGCGATCGGCGTGCTCTCTCGTCGCGTCGAAACCATGGTCGCGGTGAGCAATTTCGTTCTGCTGCCGCTGACGTTCATGAGCTCGGTGTTCATGGCCAAGGACCTCATGCCCTCGTGGATGCAGAGCATCGCCCGCTTCAATCCGGTGGAATGGGCCGTACAGGCCGGGCGCGAAGCATTGCTCGCCGAACCCGACTGGAGTGCGGTGCTAGCGCGCTTCGGTTGGCTTCTTGCCTTCACAATCGTCTGCGGATGGCTGGCAACCCGCGCGTTCCGCGTCTACCAGCGATCGATCTAA
- a CDS encoding ATP-binding cassette domain-containing protein: MNAIEARELVKTYRGDVRALSGVSLAVEAGTVFGLLGPNGAGKSTTVKILTTLSRPDSGEALVAGHDVVREAVKVRHAIGCVAQKSGLDLAATGRENLLLQGRIYGMRGSALRARAEDLLDRFGLGEAAGRTVRTYSGGMQRKLDVALGLMHRPQVLFLDEPTTGLDPEARADMWSEVARLAGDEGLTILLTTHYLEEADRLAQRLAIIDRGRVVAEGTPEALKAELHGDAIVVELADGSATDDVVLASLGGVTGLRDVQLEAGVLRSRASNGARAVPAVLAALDTAGVVVASVGVTRPSLDDVYLRHTGRAFAQADQEKGS, translated from the coding sequence GTGAATGCCATCGAAGCGCGCGAACTCGTCAAGACCTATCGCGGCGACGTGCGCGCGCTGAGCGGAGTCAGCCTGGCCGTGGAAGCGGGCACCGTCTTCGGCCTCCTTGGTCCTAACGGTGCCGGCAAGTCCACAACCGTGAAGATCCTGACGACGCTGTCGCGCCCGGATTCGGGCGAGGCACTGGTCGCCGGCCACGACGTCGTCCGCGAAGCTGTCAAAGTGCGCCACGCCATCGGCTGCGTCGCCCAGAAGTCGGGCCTGGACCTGGCCGCCACAGGCCGCGAGAACCTACTGCTGCAAGGCCGCATTTACGGTATGCGCGGCAGCGCTCTGAGAGCTCGCGCCGAGGATCTCCTCGACCGTTTCGGCCTGGGCGAGGCTGCCGGCCGAACGGTACGCACGTACTCGGGCGGCATGCAGCGCAAGCTCGACGTCGCCCTGGGTCTCATGCACCGGCCACAGGTGCTCTTTCTCGACGAGCCCACGACGGGTCTTGATCCAGAGGCGCGCGCGGACATGTGGTCGGAGGTCGCGCGCCTCGCCGGCGACGAAGGCCTCACCATCCTCCTCACGACTCACTACCTGGAAGAAGCCGACCGTCTGGCACAGCGGCTGGCGATCATAGATCGCGGCCGCGTGGTCGCCGAGGGCACGCCCGAGGCACTCAAGGCCGAGCTGCACGGCGACGCCATCGTCGTCGAGCTGGCCGACGGTTCGGCGACCGACGACGTAGTCCTCGCCTCACTCGGTGGCGTTACCGGTCTACGCGACGTACAGCTCGAGGCCGGCGTCCTGCGCTCGCGAGCCAGTAATGGCGCGCGCGCCGTACCCGCGGTGCTCGCGGCACTCGACACAGCCGGCGTTGTCGTCGCCTCCGTCGGCGTCACGCGGCCGTCGCTCGACGACGTCTACCTTCGACACACAGGTCGCGCCTTCGCACAGGCCGATCAAGAGAAAGGCTCGTAA
- a CDS encoding MarR family transcriptional regulator, with translation MPNADPQSRAHADLSDAIVTQLQELWRAGDQLDEAVAQQFGLNRTDLRCLGLLYRCGRITAGELAEESGLSPGAMTTVLDRLERGGYAQRVPDAADRRRVQIVSTVATREIGARLYGEVECAARHELARRSAAELVVIRDFLQCTCGVYESQIAAITAESAPGAGRPESGVMHRTAPAPSERQSGGESSAPLGGAEYGRLEFSKGAARLEIRGASIADDLYRATFAGPVPEIDAAHGQVVVRQRRRFRPLDWRQQSSVFALTTTVPWEIVVRGGLWKLHADLTALRVRGLEVGGGSSDVEVLLPEPVGSVRVRVLGGAGRVVVRRPRGSAARAEVSGGAGRFEFDGRRLGVVGGRAVVVSPGFGETADRYEIRFAGGASEVAVETL, from the coding sequence ATGCCGAATGCAGATCCACAGAGTCGTGCGCATGCAGATCTTTCTGACGCGATCGTCACGCAATTGCAGGAGCTGTGGCGCGCGGGGGACCAGCTTGACGAGGCGGTGGCTCAGCAGTTTGGGCTCAACCGCACCGATCTTCGTTGTCTGGGCCTTCTCTACCGGTGTGGGCGGATCACCGCTGGCGAACTCGCAGAGGAGAGCGGTCTCTCCCCCGGGGCAATGACGACGGTGCTGGACCGACTCGAACGCGGCGGGTACGCGCAGCGGGTGCCGGACGCCGCCGACCGGCGGCGCGTGCAGATCGTGTCGACTGTTGCGACACGCGAGATTGGCGCGCGCCTCTACGGCGAGGTCGAATGTGCGGCGCGTCACGAGCTGGCACGGCGCTCCGCGGCAGAGCTCGTGGTGATCCGAGACTTCCTGCAATGCACGTGTGGGGTATACGAGAGCCAGATTGCGGCGATCACGGCCGAATCGGCTCCCGGTGCCGGGCGACCAGAGAGCGGCGTCATGCACCGGACGGCACCGGCCCCAAGCGAACGGCAGAGCGGTGGCGAGAGTTCCGCGCCTCTCGGCGGCGCCGAGTATGGTCGTCTCGAGTTCAGCAAGGGGGCCGCGCGGTTGGAGATCCGTGGCGCCTCGATCGCCGACGATCTCTACCGGGCGACCTTTGCGGGTCCGGTCCCCGAAATCGACGCTGCGCATGGGCAGGTTGTCGTACGGCAGCGGCGACGATTCAGGCCTCTCGATTGGCGTCAGCAATCGTCGGTGTTTGCGCTCACGACGACGGTGCCGTGGGAGATCGTCGTACGCGGAGGGCTATGGAAGCTCCACGCTGATCTCACCGCCTTGCGCGTGCGTGGGCTTGAGGTCGGCGGCGGTTCTTCGGACGTCGAGGTTCTTCTGCCGGAGCCCGTTGGCTCTGTGCGCGTGCGGGTACTGGGTGGTGCCGGCAGAGTCGTAGTACGACGTCCACGGGGCAGTGCCGCGCGCGCCGAAGTGAGCGGCGGGGCCGGTAGATTCGAGTTCGACGGACGCCGGCTAGGCGTTGTTGGAGGCCGTGCGGTTGTTGTCTCTCCCGGATTTGGCGAGACGGCCGATCGCTACGAGATCCGCTTCGCCGGCGGTGCCAGCGAGGTCGCTGTCGAGACGCTCTGA
- a CDS encoding secondary thiamine-phosphate synthase enzyme YjbQ gives MKSHTVYKTFRTSKRREFVRITTDVQAAVDESGVQEGMVLVCAMHITAGVWVNDDEPGIQADALEWLDKLAPPTWQAPANDVARALLPADGDYRHHWGGEDNGDAHLKNLLVHHQVVVPITDGRLDLGPWQAIFYCEFDGLRSKRLVIKVLGE, from the coding sequence ATGAAGTCGCATACCGTGTACAAGACCTTTCGCACCTCGAAGCGACGTGAGTTCGTCCGCATTACCACAGACGTTCAGGCGGCAGTCGACGAGAGCGGTGTGCAAGAGGGAATGGTGCTCGTCTGCGCGATGCACATCACTGCCGGTGTATGGGTTAACGACGACGAACCGGGGATTCAGGCCGATGCTCTTGAGTGGCTCGACAAGCTTGCGCCGCCGACATGGCAGGCTCCGGCCAACGATGTCGCCCGTGCGCTGTTGCCGGCCGACGGTGACTATCGCCATCATTGGGGTGGCGAGGACAACGGCGACGCCCACCTCAAGAATCTCCTCGTCCATCACCAAGTGGTGGTGCCGATCACTGACGGTCGCCTGGATCTTGGCCCTTGGCAGGCCATCTTCTACTGTGAGTTCGACGGTCTGCGTAGCAAACGGCTGGTGATCAAGGTTCTGGGGGAGTAG
- a CDS encoding patatin family protein, translated as MSTADIGLVLEGGGMRVTYTAGALDAFLDGGIDIRYVIGVSAGANAGSNYVADQRERNHRTFVDLVPDPRYAGFSNLLRERSWFGMRFLFETLPDRLAKFDYEGFNTSPRTLVVGLTDCATGKTEYVTQRDHDPRWFVRTVLRATSSLPALSPPVPIAGRSYLDGGISDSIPLARSIADGNTRNVIILTRNEGFRKEPESLGSVIRLALRRYPAILQALTQRHVRYNDSLDHIAELERSGAAFVLRPIRPLTVSRMERDVQKLEDLYRQGYEETTRRLPALAAWLAADAGTTPPEP; from the coding sequence ATGAGCACAGCAGATATCGGACTCGTGCTCGAGGGCGGCGGCATGCGCGTCACGTACACTGCCGGCGCCCTCGATGCCTTTCTCGATGGCGGAATCGACATTCGCTACGTGATCGGCGTGTCGGCGGGCGCCAACGCAGGCTCCAACTACGTCGCCGATCAACGCGAGCGCAACCACCGCACCTTCGTCGATCTCGTGCCAGACCCCCGCTACGCCGGCTTCTCAAACCTGCTCCGCGAACGGAGTTGGTTCGGCATGCGCTTCCTCTTCGAGACGCTGCCGGATCGCTTGGCGAAGTTCGACTACGAGGGATTCAACACGTCGCCGCGCACACTCGTAGTAGGGCTCACCGACTGCGCCACCGGCAAGACGGAGTATGTCACCCAGCGTGACCATGACCCACGCTGGTTCGTGCGCACCGTACTGCGTGCCACAAGCAGCCTCCCCGCCCTCTCGCCGCCGGTCCCCATCGCCGGCCGAAGCTATCTCGACGGCGGCATCAGTGACTCGATTCCCCTTGCGCGCTCGATCGCCGACGGCAACACGCGCAACGTCATTATCCTCACGCGCAACGAGGGGTTTCGCAAGGAGCCCGAAAGCCTCGGCTCAGTCATTCGTCTGGCGCTGCGCCGTTACCCGGCGATCCTGCAGGCGCTAACACAGCGTCACGTCCGCTACAACGACAGCCTTGACCACATCGCCGAACTGGAGCGCAGTGGCGCAGCGTTTGTACTGCGTCCCATCCGCCCCCTCACAGTGAGTCGCATGGAACGCGACGTGCAGAAGCTGGAGGACCTGTACCGCCAAGGGTACGAGGAGACGACGCGGCGCTTGCCGGCCCTGGCGGCGTGGCTCGCCGCAGACGCGGGTACTACTCCCCCAGAACCTTGA
- a CDS encoding PspC domain-containing protein: MNNGRHRLTRSRNRWLGGVCGGIAEYLGWSPTLVRILYVLVSAISAAFPGILVYIVLWIVMPAPERPRWTA, encoded by the coding sequence GTGAACAACGGGCGACATCGATTGACGCGCTCGAGAAACCGCTGGCTCGGAGGAGTCTGCGGGGGTATCGCCGAGTACCTCGGCTGGTCGCCGACACTCGTCCGCATCCTCTACGTTCTCGTCTCGGCGATCTCGGCGGCCTTCCCGGGCATCCTCGTCTACATCGTTCTATGGATCGTGATGCCGGCCCCGGAGAGGCCGCGTTGGACGGCATGA